Part of the Fibrobacter sp. genome is shown below.
TCTGGACGGCGGTTGGGGTGTCGATGCACTTATAGGCAGAGAAACAAGAATACATAACGACATCGATCTGTTCGTAGAGAAGAAAGACTATGGTAAGGCCATATCCGTGATTACCTGGAAGGGATACAGAGAAGTTGTAATGGACTATACGACCGATAGCCATACTGTCTGGAAAGATGACAACGGAAGAATAATCGATCTGCATTGTTTCGAATATGTCGAAGATGGAATTCTATATGACGGATACACTTTCCCAAGCGAAACTTTCTCAGGTAAAGGAAATATCGGGAATATTGAGGTAACATGCATAAACCCGGAGGCACAGGTACAGTTCCATCTTGGATATGAATACGATGAAAATGATGTCCACGACGTCCTGTTATTATGCAGAACTTTCAATCTTGAGATACCGGAGCAATATAAAACTCACATCTGATTCAATATGCTATGATTACTGATAGTTATGATATTGAAACTGAACCAATGATCAATCTGTTTGATTTCTACGGCAGACGTGGAGATTTTGCAGATATATGCCTGATAATATTCTCGAAGGAGATTCATCGGCATTTACTTGATTCCTACGAATCTGAAATTATTGCAACTATGCCGGCTTGCAATGGCGATACGCATATCTATAAAACAACTTATAAAGGAGTTACGATAACTTTCTACCTGTCAGGAATAGGTTCAGCAGTAGCATCCTCTCAATGTCATCTTGCAAGCTGGCTAACTGGAGCATCAAAGTTCATTATGTTCGGTTCCTGTGTCAGTTCCTTGATGGCTCTGAGGATGGTATCAGAGCTGCATGTGCGCAAGGTCGGATGATACGAGAGATGACGCATCAGATGCGATGTTACATCCTCCACGCATGAACCGCCACAGAAGTATACGCACATCAGAGAGCGTAGAATTTCGCTATATTGATAACCAAACATAGTGCATCTCAATCCCAAGGTGGAATCTATGGTTTGAGCTAAAAGAGCATCAAATTGCTCCATTATTGAAAAAATTCCTCCAAAAGGAGAGAGTTTCTCAGATTTTATTGCTACCTTTGCCATGTCTGTCGGGTTTGATACATATTTTGATTTGCAACACTAAGATAGGTGAAAAATCTGACATAGCAAAATCCTGAGCAACTTTTTGTTGCTCAGGTACTTATAAAATAAGTTAAACTAAAATGCTGCGGAATTTAGGTATAACAACAAAAAAGCATACGTATGATTTCTATTATAGTAGCCGTAAACAAGAACCTTGCCATCGGCTTTGAGAACAAATTGCTGTACTGGTTGCCCAACGACCTGAAGCGCTTTAAGGCACTTACTACCGGACATACCATCATAATGGGACGCAAGACTTTCGATTCTCTTCCTAAAGGGGCACTCCCAAACCGAAGAAACATAGTACTGAGCCGTTCGGAACAACAATTTGCCGGAGCGGAATGCTATCATTCTTTAGAAGACGCTCTTAATCAATGCCAAGCAGATGAGGACATATACATTCTAGGAGGAGCAAGCCTTTATAAAGAGGCTCTACCCATAGCCGACCGCTTGTGCATCACCGAAATAGATGACGACAAGGCGCAAGCCGACACATTCTTCCCTGCCATCGACCTGAATGTATGGCAAGAAAAAAGTAGAGAATGCCATTCTACAGACGAAAAGCACCTCTACTCTTATAGCTTTGTAGACTACGTTCACAAATAATACACCGCAGATTACTCTTCGGTAACTTCTGCTTCGTCATCATCCGCCAGGTTCCGTATCGGCATCTGACGCTTGATGGCTTCGCGGAAAGATATGATGGTTTCTGAACGCGACAATCCCAATGGCTGCAACTTATCGTGAATGATGTTCAGCAAGTGATGATTGTTCTTAGCGTATATCTTTATAAACATATCATACTGTCCGGTAGTGAAATGACACTCCACTACTTCCGGAATGAGCTTCAAAGCCTCCGTTACATTATCGAACTGTTCCGGGTCTTTCAAGTAAAGTCCAATGTAAGCACACGTTTCATATCCAATCTTCTCCGGATCGATAACGAACTCCGAACCTTTCAGTATGCCTAAATTGGTTAGTTTCTGAATACGCTGATGAATAGCCGCTCCTGAAACATTACACGCTCTTGCAACTTCAAGAAACGGGATACGAGCATTCTCCGCTATCAAGCGCAAAATCTGTTCGTCTAACTTATCAATTTGATGATGTCCCATTGATTATCTTATTTATTACCGAGCAAAGATAAAATAATTCTTTTATAATTTAATAAGGATTATAAGTTTTATATGCGGTTTGGCTTTAATTCGATAGATAATCCTATCTTTGCAATTACAAACTCTGAATTATAAAAAAACAATTATTTACACTTGCTTTATTGGCAACATGCGGTGTAATACCC
Proteins encoded:
- a CDS encoding dihydrofolate reductase, which encodes MISIIVAVNKNLAIGFENKLLYWLPNDLKRFKALTTGHTIIMGRKTFDSLPKGALPNRRNIVLSRSEQQFAGAECYHSLEDALNQCQADEDIYILGGASLYKEALPIADRLCITEIDDDKAQADTFFPAIDLNVWQEKSRECHSTDEKHLYSYSFVDYVHK
- a CDS encoding Lrp/AsnC ligand binding domain-containing protein, which codes for MGHHQIDKLDEQILRLIAENARIPFLEVARACNVSGAAIHQRIQKLTNLGILKGSEFVIDPEKIGYETCAYIGLYLKDPEQFDNVTEALKLIPEVVECHFTTGQYDMFIKIYAKNNHHLLNIIHDKLQPLGLSRSETIISFREAIKRQMPIRNLADDDEAEVTEE
- a CDS encoding nucleotidyltransferase family protein, which codes for MVTYFDACEILEMLSEASVKVFLDGGWGVDALIGRETRIHNDIDLFVEKKDYGKAISVITWKGYREVVMDYTTDSHTVWKDDNGRIIDLHCFEYVEDGILYDGYTFPSETFSGKGNIGNIEVTCINPEAQVQFHLGYEYDENDVHDVLLLCRTFNLEIPEQYKTHI